ATTGTCCTAACCACTGGATAGTAACGGTGAAGGTTTCactgtgacattaagtctagtcatgtctgactctagtgggtagtgttcatctccatttctaagccaaagagccagcgttgtctgtagactccttctagatcatgtggttggcataactgcatgtagcaccatttaccttcccactgtctattgatctgttcacatttgtatattttcgaactgcaaaagctggtgctaacaacaggagctcaccgcgttccctggatctgaactgctgacctttcagccagcaagttcagcagctcattgcaTTAACCCACTGTGCACTGGGTTATACAGCATTGTAAAAATGCAACAAATTTATTTGAACGGTGGACACCCTGACTAATTGCACATGCTTATGCTCAgaatgattttgttgttgttggcggtGGTGGTGGTACACCAACAAAGCATTCATGTATGGTCACCATGTCTTTCTATGCACAGCATTTCAATGtactgtcaaaggttttcatggctggaatcactgggttgttgtaggtttttcgggctatatggccgtgttctagaagcattctctcctgacattttgcctgcatccatggcaagcatcctcagaggttgtgaggtctgagacaaaacgtcaagagagaatgcttctagaacatggccatatagcccaaaaaaacctacaacaacccacagcatTTCATTTTGATTCATTCCAACATAGATGTCAAGCAGATGAAGAGATACTTCAAGTGAAGCTCAACTGTCAATAGTGAAACCCACAGAGATGCAAACCCACATCTTTTGGAAACCAGGAATCCATGGCCAACAGATGTATAATTTTTGAATGCTTTATAGCATTTGATAAAGATATCAAATAATTGCTTGCATACAGAATTGTAACTGATGATGTTGAAAAACTAGGGACCtcataagaaaataaataaaaaactttattattAATTGCTTTCCTTTCGTACAGcgtttctcaaattctgctcttccggatgttttggacttcagctcccacaattcctaagatttGGTaagctggctgtgatttctgggaactgaagtccaaaacacctgcaggagtACAGTTTGAAGAACACTGCTTTAGAAGATCCTTTAGATTGCTCTTGTAGTTCTGGATTGTGCCTTTGACAAGAAAATGAATGTGGAAACAGATACCAATAGTCATGGAGTAAGTAGGAGAGAAGAACAGAGAAGTAAATAATGAGAATGTAACCTATTAACAGGTACATTATGAACTATAGTAGCCTAGAATTCACTTTAATGATAACAATCATGCGCATGGAAGAGCTTTTAATATGGTAATATGCCCCCAATTTTTATTATTGGCTGTGAACACTCATACTGGCATGCAAAGAATTTAGTCATGATGTAATGTGATGCAAATGCAAATAGCGATGACTGTTCTATTCCTTCTCATAAGGAAATGTATACATTTCTAGCTGCTGTTAGGTTGGGATTGTGCTAGCCTTGGGAAATATCCCTTTGCTCATTCCTTCGGTGCAGAGAGTTGGATCTCCACTCTGATGTATATTTCATTGGGCTGAGCTGGCTGGGCCAAAAAACCACAGGAGATATTCAGCATGAAAAGGGGCAGTTTTCCTAAAGTTTGCGATCTATCAGAAAAATTGTAGCAGAGATAGTAATAAAATGAGAAAATGTCAAAAATATAGGGATAGATTGGTACCAAAAAGGCCCTATAAAATTTGAAcgtctctctctccatctctctctctctctctctctctctctctctctctctctctgtgtgtgtgtgtgtgtatgtatgcttgtctgtctgtaccacaaaggctaTTGCTAGATGAAGAGACTGTCTGTGATATCACTGGACTAGCTGTTGCTAGATCAAGTGGGCCTCCATAATATCACTGGAAAAGAAAACTAACATGCatttgaggggaagggaggaaggaaggaaccaggaAGAGAGCCTTGGAAACATGACTAAATTGGCCCTCTCAGAGCAGGagatgggaggaagggaggggaagagaggaaggatagaaagggaaaaaagaaaaaaaagaaaagaaaaataaggggaaggggaaggaaggaaggaaaaggaaaaggagagaaggaaggaacagaaatAAAAGTGGAAGAGgtatgaagagagggaaggaaagaaagctacAGAAGAAGTGAAAGCAAAGGGGCAGCAGGGTCTTTGACACGTGCGAATACAAGGTATAtactaatatagatagatagatagatagatagatagacagacagacagacagacagacagacagaaatggGGGGGGGATTCTAGAATTGGAGTTGAGTTAGAGTTGCACTGGTTAATTGGAGTCGCACTGGAGAACACATgtttaggcatttgtaggtcctccaatgGATAGTTTCTCTCAGATTAAAAATGTGTGTTATTCACAATGTTCCCACTTTCACAGGAGTCCTGCGCCCCTCACCCCTGTGAAAATGAAACATCTACAGGCTGTGTTTGAGGCATTAGCAGTGGTCCTTACTGTAAAGGACCTGCTATCCCATGAAAAAGGGGGTCCAAAGCAAATGCTCAaggtattgtttatatgttttatatttcaagATGTACACATTCCTTAGgtacagaaattaaaaacagaGAAGATGGGATGACAGGCTTTTAGACTCAAAGTATATGTCTTAGTCCACAACGAATCATGAACTTCACACTTTTCATGTGGCAAAAAACAGAATATGGGGTACGACTGAGAAGTTGTGGGATTCAGCCTCTGTAAGAATTGTAACCTACACAGGCAGCACAGGAACCAGCTGGAAGCTAGACAGTGGCCAAAAAGATCCACTGACTGCAGATCAATCTAATTCAAAGAATATATTGTTGTTACATTTTATATCTCAAGATTTACCCATTCTTTTGGTACAGAGATCAATAGAGAGAAGAGAACATGACAGTCTTTCAGGCTCAAAGCATATGTCTTGGTCTGAAGTGAATCACaagtttcctccttctctacaCAGAGTATTCAGCAGAAAACCGATTATGGGGTCTCCACGAAAGAGCTGTGGGATTCAGCAAGTGTAAGAGATGAATGGCTGTAGACAATGAGCCCTTTGGGTCAGCGTGGGATGACAGAGAACTGGTACAAGGGTGGGACAGTGACTAAGCCGCTTTCCAGAGGAGTGAGGTCAATGTCTTCAGGGGGGATAGTGGGCTTCAGGAGGAAGTTCTGCAGGatggtggtgaagaagaggaagagctcCATGCGAGCCAAGGATTCACCCAGACAGATCCGCTTCCCtgcaagcaaaaaaaaataaaaaataaaaaataaaaaaataaaaaagcagaatCATCAGGAGGAAAGGACATAAACAGCTTATTTTGAGATTTCTTCTGCTGAAGCTTTTGATGAGGCCTTTGCTATATAGACACCCTGACTCACTAGTAAAAACCTAAGGGTTTTTCTATGGATTTTCTTTCATAATGAGCAATTGCACCTCAAGCAAGTTTTTGCTCATGTCTTCACTTTTTTTCTGGGTCTTTTCTGGCCATGCCTAACTGTCCAAAGATTATTTGCAAATTCATAACTCTTGATACTGGGATTTAATACTACATCTAAACTCTAGATTTTATAACTTCTGTAATTAGTACCACACTGTGGTTGCCTTCAAGCAGCACCTCCTAAAAACTTCTCAGTGGATTATAAGGTattagaaaacactagaaaaacAATTTTGTGTTCAGTAACCTTGGTGAGATCAATCCTGAATTTTTGAAATCTTGACAATTTTGAGTTTTTTCTGCACAAACTTTTTCTGCACAAAGAATTTCAGGGCAAAAAATAATATCACTGCTGGAAACAATTGTTTTCTGGAGAGAAAAATGCTTTTTTTGGCCAAATATGTTTTCTTCTGCACTATTTTCTGTGCCAGGAACTACTACGGAAAATACTGTTTACTGTATGAAAACATGTGAAAAGTAGTATAGAGAAGTCCTAAACTGCAATTAGTATTTAAAAACTGCACAACTGTTaaagatttaatttttaaattggaAAGAAAAAACCCTTCAATTATTTGTTACTTTCTTTAAGAAAGAAATTAGCAAATAATTACATCTCAGTTATTGATACCGTCAGTGAAAGCTGGGAAGACTCGAGAATGCTTAGAAACTACTTAGAAACAGTATAAATACTCAAGGTACAAAAATAACAATGTAAAGATCTTCATAATATAAAACCTTTGGTTTGGCTGTGTGCAGTAGGTGAGTACTACAGGAAGATAGGCTGCTTTTTGTGAGAGATCAAGGACACTCATGATCATAGGAATAGGAGCTCCTGGcatcacagtgggttaaacccctatgctggcaggactgaagaccaataggtcgcaggttcaaacctggggagagcgctgatgagctccctctatcagctccagctcctcatgcggggacatgagagaagcctcccacaaggatgttaaaacatcacaacatccgggtgtcccctgaggaacgtccttgcagacagccagttctctcacaccagaagcgactagcagtttctcaagttgcttctgacacaaccaaaataaaataaaataaaataaatcataggAATAAAAGCCAGACATGTGGAGAAACACCAAACATGTTGGAGTTCTGCTTCTCATTTCCAAAATGTGGGAAAGGACTGTACCTGAGGAAAATGGGACAAAGGCATCGTTCTTCTTGAAACGCCCATTCTCATCCAGGAAATTCTCTGGGTCGAAAGCAAAGGgtcttttaaacatttttgggTCATGAAGGACACTGCTGAGAACAGGGTAGATTTCTGTCCCCTGCGGAAAATATAAATAGGGTTGTGGTGGGAAATTCAAAGTTACAGGAATGGCATCAGGTCATTTTAGAGCACAGCCTGGTCTGTCACCCATTGGTTGCCATGAATACTATTTAAATGTTCAGTGTAACCAACCAACAACATTTACCTTCTCTTTCTTGCAATCACAGTCCTTTGTACTTTAGTGGTGACATAGCTTGTGAGTTCAGTACAACTTATGTGATCCAGATTTAGTAGACAAGATTGAACTCTGAAACATGTCTTACCAGAAAGAGCATcattctgggcagctaaatcaggaaatcccaattggatggtcccCCACGAGGGTCTAACTCCAGGGAAAAACCAAGAgtggtcaacttggaagtccctgaacagacttggagtgggcagatcaaaagacaacctggcaaaattgaaccatctaaaagaatcctccaccttgtgtgactgtggagtagAACAAACAGGTCCACACCTGTAttcttgtccacaatgccctgcttcatgtacagagaaggaattgtttaaagctatagacaatgcggttgctgttgctcagttttggtcaaaaattatttagccacgtGCTCCTTCTAAttatatcagttttatacttatgtatgcaatgtttttgagatgaaataaataaatcattggcTCAGCAGGCAGGATGGCTAATGTTGAGATCCAGGACACGTGTGTAGTTGCAAACTTTGTTATCAGCTGAAACCAATAAATAACCTTTTGTTATCCCAaaatgtctgcaccctacaccactggagaaattacactgtctagccggtatcgcaccacctgacatccaccgggaagtggcagccaatagtgaaaggaccaaggcagagacatctccagctcatcccctgtttgggtatcagtcagcacgtcaacgacttaaatccagacatagttttctaagatctacagaggcacttgctggaacacctcagcaagcgagagtccaaaagtggcaggctcaaacccagaacctcaaccaatggctgataccaaatgagagactccctgctgggcacacagaggactgggcgacttggaaggtgctgaacagactgcgctcttgcaccacgaaatgcagagccaaccttcagaaatggggctacaaagtggaatcctcgacatgcgagtgcggagaggagcaaaccacagaccacctgctgcaatgcaacctgagccctgccacatgcacaattgaggacctttttgcagcaacaccagaagcactccaagtggccagatactggtcaaaggacatttaatcaactaccaaactcacacattttgtattttctctgtttgtttgctatgttctgttagaaatgtaatataattgactggctgccctgacacgagaaataaatccCAAAATGTTCTCTGTGTATCATGTGCTTCATTGTGAATAGTGCCTACAATGCTCACACAACATCCAGAACTAGACAATGTCCATAGGCATTTCCAAATATACTTAGGATGGCTTTGGGGGAAATGAAGCACTGAATAAAAATATAGCAGCATTTCGGAACAACATATCACTAGGGGTTACTTGCAATCTTTACTGCTTATACCTTAGGGATGAGGTATCCTCTGAATTCAGTGTCACGGATAACCCTGTGGGCCAAATCCATGGGAACGAGATCACTGCATCTCTGTATTTCGTGGATGACAGCATCCATGTATGGCATCTGGCTCCGGTCTTCAATGTTTGGGACACGATTGTTGCCAATCACTTTATCAATTTCTTCATGCATTTTTGCTGTCAAAAATATAGTAGCTGTGAATTAATCTCCAGATTAAGAATTCTGAATGGGAGCTCAGTTTCTAATGTCTATATAACCAAATGGAACATCTGTTTTCAGAGATAGCCAACCTCTGAATACCAGTTTTGGGAAGAATCCTGAAATTTTATGTGAGGGCCTTTGCCCTAAAGGTTGAGGGGATAGTCAACTAGTTTTCCCCTTGTCATTGCCCACCATTCCATACCTTGAACCTCAGGATGTTTCATTAGATACAGAAACCCATATCTTATGGTGGAGCTGACTGTCTCTGTTCCAGCGACAAACAGGTTCTGGATAGTGAGCTCTAAGTTCCTTTCATTAAATTCACTTGCTGGcttgtttttttcctgaaatagGAAAGAACAAATTCATTGTGAGAACACTACAGGAAGGCCCTTGATAGCAAGACTGGGAAAGTGTATTCTGTTTTGAGGGTGAAAGGAGACTGGACAAGTTACATATTTCCTTCCCAGTCACTCAAATCCTAGAATTCCAGAGCTGGAAGGTATCCTAACATCCATCTAGCCCACCAACCCTTTACTACAGAAGAATATGCAACTAAAGCATATTTAAAAGATGCCAATCCAAccacttttaaaatactttttaaagcaGAAGAATCTACCACTCTTCCAGGTAGCCCGTTCTACTGTGGAATAGTTCTTATGgggaagaagttcttcctaatgttttgataGAATCTCTTTAAGATGAGAACCAGAATGTAGTTCCATTTCATTTTGTACTTGAAATGCAAACTAGGAATGATATTGGCTGTTAGCAGCAGTTCCAGACATTGCAAAATGACCAGTCTTGATTAAAACTATTGCCCTTTTCTCTTTGCATACAATATTATGGATATGATCATAATGCATTTTGATTTCCTGGCCTAATGTTCCTTATCAAAGCCACACCCAGCAGTATAAATGGCAGAGTTCTGAGAAATGTATTGGGATCATCTTCTGTCTTGATCAGTATGAAACCACTGGTGGCCCCAGAGCGAGGTAGGAATCTTGATGCCTTACAAGTGTTTGGAACTAAAACGCCTAAACTCATAGACATGTgtcaaggagaaaaaaagaattgTAATTTGGATGACATCAAGTTGCCTGGAGTTAGGAGATCTTCAAGTCAttaaaactttattacggtccagAGAACCAAGCTGCTCAATGACAAAAGGTGCACAACTGCAAACGGACCAACAAACCGATAAGAGCAACTGAACACTGGATGGCGTGCAATGCAGGATGACACAAACAAGGGCAAGAACACTACAAATAGATACAAGTCATGTTTCAGCCTGAGTCCAACACAGGAAGTTGTCTTATCTTGTCTTAACCTGGTTACCTCAGAGAGAAACTTGTCAACAGCCAAGGTCACATGCGGGAAATTGTCACCTAGTAAAAACTTTACCGGGAATTGGCTTGAATTACTGGGTAAGTTTCTCGGCAGTGGTTTAATAACATGTAGCCAAGCCTGCTTATAAAATCTGCAGGACAATAAGGTGTGATACATACATTCAACATCCTGGTTATTAGACAGGCAAACTCTTGCCCATGGGACTCCTGCAAATCTACCTCAAAGCACTTCAATTAGGAACACATTGCGCCCTGCCTTACGGAATACGCAGTGATATTTGGCCACAGTCAAGTTCATAAGATAATTTGCTTCTTGGAGAGGTCTAGCATAATGTATACTCAGGGCACTTGGGGAACAAGAAACACATGAGCAAGAATGCGGCTCATAGAAAGCAATGGATTTAAGTGCCATGTCAAATGGATTTAAGTGCCATGTCAAAACCCAGATTAGATAAAAAGGATGAAGAAAGATCAATAGAAGAGACTTTTTAAAGAGTTAAGCTTGAATCAGTTGCTAGTGTAATAATTCTGGGCTGATGATGAATCAGACCTGAGCCCAGTCTGAAAACACTGATCAATATTTAAGGGCCCACCACCGAGCTCTTGTCGACAGGGGAATTTCCCCGGATTCTTCACGTCCTTTATGAAACACCCAAATACCTTTTCCATCTGGGTGAGGAAGCAATCGATGAAGTCCCGTTGGAAGTCAGAGTCAAAGTTCTCTCTGTTCATCTTCACTTTCTTGGCAACAAAGAGCCTCAAATTTTCCAGGCTATCATAGACTTTGGCGGGGGGTCCTAGGAAATACTTCAGAAAGCTCTCGTACATGTCGTATAACTACATGAGAAGACAAAACATGCCAATTTGAAGATCTGCCATATTACTCCCTGGCATCAGTAGTGTTTTCCTAGTTTTGCCCAGGAGAATTTCTATGTGAGCTAAGTACAATCAGAAACTTCTTTAGGTGGCATTCTGTTTCAGACTTCTGTCCATGGAAGTGCCACATCTCATGCTCAAATCCCTTTTTGTATGGCAGGCAGAAAGCTATTTCCTTGCTTTAGTGCTTCACTCCCACTTCCCACCAATAAGGGACAGCTGCAAGAATCCCTTTCCAGGGTTTTCCAGCTctgttttttaaatgaatatctcattgtgtctcaaccaattcaacatagatgTGCAGCCTCAAAggtgaagtttctggaatataacaactattttcaaagtaggtactaaacaatgaaaaagaaaacaacattttaaaaaccaagaagagatttccccccaaattttgttacatagtactATCTATGGCTTCGATTTAAAATAttatctttaggaatctctaggtcctccaatgtaacTCTAGCATACCAGATCCATATGATATTTACGTGTATTTTACTGATTGATCAATGTATCTGTACTAGAAGACCTAAAGATTCCAAGACAGGCATCTCTCAGGTACCCCAACCCAGAGAATGTGGAGGACT
The sequence above is a segment of the Anolis sagrei isolate rAnoSag1 chromosome Y, rAnoSag1.mat, whole genome shotgun sequence genome. Coding sequences within it:
- the LOC137094738 gene encoding cytochrome P450 2G1-like, which translates into the protein MELFGAVTLFLVFYLSCLAIVSYKRKLSNNVRLPPGPTPLPLIGNFLQIKSSEILKSLLKLSERYGPVFTVYFGTKPIVVLCGHDAVKEALVDKADEFSGRATNPTLERSFEGHGVVFSEGERWKQLRRFSLGVLRDFGMGKKSIEERIQEEAQFLLEEFRKTKEKPFDPTYFLSQAVSNIICSIVFGDRFDYEDKEFRSLMEMINTLFRESSSSWAQLYDMYESFLKYFLGPPAKVYDSLENLRLFVAKKVKMNRENFDSDFQRDFIDCFLTQMEKEKNKPASEFNERNLELTIQNLFVAGTETVSSTIRYGFLYLMKHPEVQAKMHEEIDKVIGNNRVPNIEDRSQMPYMDAVIHEIQRCSDLVPMDLAHRVIRDTEFRGYLIPKGTEIYPVLSSVLHDPKMFKRPFAFDPENFLDENGRFKKNDAFVPFSSGKRICLGESLARMELFLFFTTILQNFLLKPTIPPEDIDLTPLESGLVTVPPLYQFSVIPR